gaggcagaaaagtttcctccataattcaaaatgggcctcgcagcctaggaatagctcgcaaagagcgacaaaacccgcgatatgcaggatggaggccggagtgaagttgtgcagttggcggccatagtactctaggagacctcggaggaaagggtggattggaaacccgacaccTCTTAATAGGAAGGatacgaagcacactcgctcccacCTGGTTGGATTAGGAaaattttccgccagggcttcgcctgtgaaagaggttaatcctgcccggacagggactagatccgcggggaaaggaatccctgcgtttgaagCTTACTCAGCTGGTTGTGCGATActgaacatttctcccaatcgtCTTTTCCGGAGCCGTGGGTGCGGGAGGAAGAAATGGGAACGCTAGCCATGcttgaatggtttctcctagcgaactctaaggattttccgcctgGTGTGAGATGGCATATGAGATCCAATCCCCTTAAATATACACCTTTCTTACATGGctagggtgttatgtgcaaaaatactcTAACCTTTCGTGTTCACCCGACACGTGGAAGCCGAAGCAATGGAGGCGCAGAAGTCaaggggtacgacattaaatggaaagccgagtATAACCCTTCGGATCagatgctttgaagtattcggaggaagaacccgccttgcaatgccgaagactatcagcgcgctggatacatcatcattgaagcctggttcgggggctactgagggagtcctggattaaggggtcctcgggcgtccggcctgtgtgatgtgggccggactgatgggccatgaagatacaagatagaagacttcctcccgcgtccggatgggactctccctggtGTGGATGgtaagcttggcgttcggatatgaagattgcTTCCTCGgttaaccgactctgtacaaccctaggccccttcggtgtctatataaaccggagggtttagtccgtagaggcgatcacaatcatacaggctagacttatagggtttagccattacgatctcgtggtagatcaactcttgtaatcctcatattcatcaagatcaatcaagcaggaagtagggtattacctccatcaagagggcccgaacctgggtaaacatcgtgtcccccgtctcctattaccaccgaccttagacgcacagttcgggaccccctacccgagatccgccggttttgacaccgacaacgggcgcCTCAACTGCCCGGTTCACCAcaggcgggtcactggtccctgccccaggcgtgttgaagaggtttctcaCATCGTAAACCGGAGGTAAGCGACTCTGGTGCCTGCTTCTCATGATGGCATTTGAATCGTTTTGATCCATGGTGAGCCGGAAAGAGTCTGCCTGAATCCGTTGCGCCTGAGCATCCAAATCAGCTCGCTCCatggccatcctagcattctcagccgCCTGTTCTttcttggcttgagctatctcatctcgtagctTTGCGACATCTGCCTTATGCTGTTCTTGAGTGTCCGGGGTTACCTCCATCCCCATCAAAGTCGCCAAAGCCTCCAACAACTCTttcagaacctgagccggcgggcgcacagaaCCGCTAGCACCAGTCGCCGCCGCAGCCGTGAGCTGGAGGTCATAGCTGCGGCGGTCGTTGAACCGAGCgccggctgtgtaccggccatgaaaatcgcaACCCTGTTCAGCGGCTCATAGGGGttcagaatactgtcgccatcggaatagcccccaagcctgctgtcctgcagttgatacattgaatcGGTCTCACCTGTTGACGATTCACCATCAgtgtagatggccgtctcaccaccagacacagatccttcctcacgttccgccccatggatgaaaccaacaaaggcatgcttcacagcggcttgaaccttggcgggtcgtgcacgctgagccgtctcgatgatgtcggtgcaggtgtccggcctagggcccgattcgccgatcttgccgatgaagacgcggattccaccgaaggggacccggtacccgtactcgattgagccggcctcggggccccagcctgcgtcgtcgatgtagagtttgccgcgacgactcttggtcatccggccacagcatatcccttgatccctgcgaagttgcccttcaagaactcgaaaccaccgtgcgctggccccatgatgggcgccaactgtcgtggacttaacacggcagatgtcctagcgaaaggacttagtcgtggagccatcgcaactaggttagcttaaaggggttaatcgggacaaaggacacatagagtttatactggttcggcccctcgcggtggaggtaaaggcTTACTTCAGTTTTGGGGTTGTATTGCGTGGGTTTcggttaccagggagcgaatacgcttgacctagttctcgatctcttgtttcttgtcttaacccgccgccgggtcacccctttatatacacaggttgatgtccggcggcttacagagtcccggtcggctcatacacaacgtgtccggctcggtgactaactaaactTGCCTTATACTTCAGGTCATATATATGGCGGtttatcctcttgggcctcaagtcgcctctgggtcttgggccgtcaataaGCTTGCcatgacccgccatcttcattTATAAGTCGCCAATGGTATGACccggccctcctgggcgggtcatacctagtagttatatctCCAACACCCCACATAAATCTGGACTAGAAAAAGGAATCATGAGCCAACTCGGGAGCGGTCGTGTTTCGTCCGCAGTGAGACACCGGCACATCTCACCTGGCCGGCCCAACGCAGGAGGAGTGCTGACACCCTAGCCCACGTTTTTATCACTTTTATTTATATTCTGAAATGGAAACATAATTTATTTAAATTGTAAGCAATGTTAATCCTTTAAGAAAGATATttatgcaatgtaaaaaacatgttcACGCAACTTTTAAAAAAGTTGATAGCATTCAAAAAcatgtttgtgacatttaaaatATGACCATGCATTTCAAAAATACGTTTGTGAATAAAATGTTAATTTAATGTAAAAAATGTTTACATAAGTTGGAAAAAAATGTTTTGTACCATTCAAAAAATGGTTGTTTAGTTTAAAAATGTATCTTGTACCATTCAGAAAAATGTTTGTGGCATTTAAAAGGAATTTTTAACACATTTAAAAAAGTATTTGTGACATTCTTCAAGAAGTTTTATGCAATGTAATAGAATGTTGACGTAGTGTTAAACATATGCCCGTGCCATTAAAAGTATGTCAACATATATTTGATAATCTTTAGCATGTATTTGAAACAGTGTTCAAGAATGGAAAAATGTTCAAAAGAGGTACATCATGTATTCGACAAATGTTCAACATTTATCAAAACAGTGTTACACATGTATTACAAAATATGCACAATGTGTACTGCAAAAGAGACATGGGTTGAAAAAGACAAAATAAAAAACCTGAAGAATATAAAGAAAAGAGGTTAACAAAAGAAGCGAAGAAAACCGACACAAAAAACCaaagagaaataaaataaaaaatgaaaaagatAATAAGAAAAAAACAAGAAACCAAATAAAACAACTAAAGAAACACATAAACCAATAGACGACAACAATGCTAGTTTACTTTTTTTTAAATGTTCGAGGCCATGTTGAAAAAattcacacatttaaaaaaatgtttgagaCAGTTTGAGAAGTATATTTACAATAAAAAAGATGTTCATGTGTTTAAAAAATACATTTTGTGCAACTAAAAGAATGTTTGATATATATTAAAAAAGTGGGTTGcatttatttgaaaaaatgttcaaaaccAAGTGTTTAAAAAAATGTACATCATGTATATAAATATTCAATGTTTATCATAAAAAAATATGGgtgtataaaaaatataaaatgtgTACTGAAAAAAGTGGACATGTGCAAAGAAAGAaaaacaattaaaattaaaattaaaattaaagaactTAAAGAATTTAAAGAAAAACGATGAAAACAAAAAAGATGAAACAAAGAATactgaagaaaacaacaaagaaaaccaaagagaaagaaaataaaaaacaaagaaatGAAAAAGGAAATGAAGAAAAAGAGAAAACCAAAGTAAACCGCTAACGAAAAAAAGCAGAGAGTCTATGCGTTCAGTGTCTGCCTCCCTTTGTCTCTCCTCTAAGaaaaggcggctagggtttctgcctcccgtCGGCGGCGCCACTGATCTCCCACGTCTCCTGTAGCCTTAGGGCCATGGGTGCGCGGTGGATCCCGgtccttgccggcgggagggctccgttttcagGTGCTTCCTTCAGTTTTATTAGGGGTTGTGTCCTTTTCAAGAAGATGAGACTGCGGCGGCTTTCTTGAAGATGTAATAAGGTTCTCCCCGTCTAGCCCCCGTCCtgatggtgtgtctagcatcgtcggagggtgtgtggaggtgtgtctctagCGTATCTCGGGGGATTCGGCCGGTGattgtctttggtggatccggtcggatccggtcttcgttcgtctttgttcatgtgtcttcaggttggatccttccgatctaatcttctcttcatcggcgacggTTGCTGTTTTGGTGCATTGGACCTACGAggccttaacacgacgacttcccgactgtctacaacaagttgtgcccggctccgacgagggaggggcgataacggcggcgcgccttcgactcgcttcagtgcttgtagtcgtcgctagatgtcTATGAATCTAGATGTAATTTTCATTATTTCTGGGGTtcattgtactgtcatgattgaagatgaatagatcgacgGTTTCTCGAAAAAAAAAACGCAAAACAAACGTTAAAACAATACAGGAACACGTAGAAAAATAAACTGAGCCCACTGGAACCGGAGTTGGGCTGGCCCATAACGCGCCTGCACGGGCCAATTGTGGTAATACACTCTCATGGAATGCTTGCGGACCCAGGCCTGTCTGAGCTGCATAAATTAAGCAGTTCAGCATATAGGAAGATTAAAAGTTTGTAAAAAGAAAACATTACAAGATTTTTCCTCGAATTTTCGTTTTCACTTTGGGGTTTCGATCACTTTGTCAGCAGGTAGGAAAAGATTACAAGATCAAAAGACACAGGCGATCGCCGTCACGGCGATGGGTTGGTAACTTGGTATCAGGTGGACGCCGATCGCCGATAAAAGCGCACCGTGAGGCCGCCGGCCGCCAATGCATGCACACACGATACAACCGCGAAAACGAAAGCTGCGGGATAAAGCGCACGGCATGTTTTGCTATACGCTCTTTGCGTGGCGGAGAACATTTCTTCATCGCATCCGACTCCGAGAAGCTGGTCGTATTCACGTGGATAAGTCTTATCTCATTGACAATTACGTACACCGGATATGGTTTTCGTACCATTTGGATATACATCACGCGAGAGACGTGCAGCAAATCACCGCTGGACTTTCTGAGATGAGTCTCTGTGGCTTGCAAAATGCCCATCTCATCTCATTAAGAGGAAACAGGTGCATCAGTGCCTCACTACTCCCTTTATTACACACTCACTCCGTccgtgaataagtgtacatctagcttttgttctaagtcaaagttttaaaattttgatcaactttatagaaaataatagtaacatatatgacatcaaattggtatATTATCAAAGTGCTTTTTAAAACggatctagtgatactaatttagtgtcataaatgctATTTACTTTTCTCTAGAAAGTTGGTCAAAGTTCTAAAATTTTaacttaagacaaaagctagatgtacatttgttcgcggacggagggagtaatgtgGTGGGTCCATGTTTTTCGAGATttaactttgatcataaatttaaggCAACCGCGGCGGGAGCATGACAGATATCTTTGAATTCGTATCCGAAAGAAGTTTTCAAAGGTATAATTTTTTAGTAAAATGATTTATCTATTGTTGAtctaatttatgatcaaaattgaATCTTAAAAAACATGagcactacattatgaaatgaaGGGAGTGGGTAGTAACAGGTATTTTTCAGATGAGAAACGAAGGAGGAGTCTGTCTTTTAACTGGGCTTGATTGAGCGCTACTAGGATGCACTGATCTTATACCGGCGTGATGATCAGGCCACCTTCCATAGCCCATGATGAAGCAAATGGATCAATCAATCAATCGAACACGGTGTGAACGGATCCAGGCGTATCTCCAGATTGCGGCGGGGCACCGGCAGGACTAGCTTGCAGTTGCGAGTCACTCGAAGGGGCACAGGTTGTCACTTGTCAGCTTGATGCTTGGACGAGGCCTGCATGTCCGTTTCATCGGCCGGGGTCCGGGAGCAGCTGGCTGCGTGCAACCACCATGCCGTGCCTGCAGCCGAGAAACGGATACGGCCAAAGGCGCCCTTTTCGTTCTCGGACGAGCAACCCGACCCCTTCACGATTGTTCTGCAGTGTCCAACGAAGATCGAAAGTACGGTGCAGTACCGACTGTACTGCACACACACGCGCACTAGGAAGATCGGGCAGAAAGATAGGCAGGCACCTGATGACCTGAATACCTAACGAATGAAATAAGCTCATCACTCCAGTGGACTACTATATATTTTTCTAGACAAGTTTGGCGATTGAGGTAAGCCGTGACATCAATCGAAAGATATAAGATATCTAGGCAGATCAGCGGGATTAGATTATGTGAGAGATAACCAAGCAAACAACGGGGGACCATAGCCGTAGCATGTTCTGGATGCATATATACTTTAGAATTATAGGAGTATATAATTGGTGAAGTGATCGTACTTTTCAATTTCTGACGGTGCCCAAAATATTGTAAATTGCCTGATGTGATGCCATGATCTAGGAGCACTCTGTCGACATGGTGGAGTATTTGGTGCTACCGAGGCTTAAATGCTACCGTGATACAGGCATCTGGGCGGTTGGATTCTTAGATCGGACGACATTTGGGAGCTGTTGGATTTGCTAGACCTATGCACAATTTTTGGACTCCTCAAAGACTTTGTTGCAAATGTTGCAGAGTTACTGAGAGCCGTCCGATCTGAGAATCCGACGATCCAGGAACACGTATCACGGTAGCACTTAAAGCTTGGTAGCACTAGATATTTTCCCCGTCGATATGTATTACGCATTCGTAGTAGCAGAGTGCTTGCCTCTTTCTCATCAGAAAATAAAGGAGAAAATAATTGTATCATAATAATATTGTACTACAACCAATGGAGAGTGACTTGTCATTACTCCACCGCAAACCTTACATTTTGAAAGTTCAATCTAGTATGCAATCTAGTATGAAAATGTAGCATGTAGATTCCGGTGCTTTTCGTCTTAATGAAATTGAGGACGACCCTCTTTCTTAGCACAACAATAAAATAAGGACTGATAAAGTTGAGGAGGGGAGGATAAGGGGCGGCATCAAGTTGGAGGACGATGCCCTTGCTGCGAGCCTGACCTGACCTGGGAGCGCCCATTCGCCCGTATCTAACCTTTGAGCTCTGATCCCCATTGCCAGCCCATTTCATGGCATGCAATTCAGGGATGCCTAATCATTGAGCCGCAAAAGAGTTTTTCCCTGAACTTTTCATCATTCAGTCAACCGAAAAACAAGATAATGTGATGTGGAAAAGGTTATCGGTTCACCTCGACATGTCCATTCATGTGCTAGCAGTTGTAGACAGGAGGTGAACCGTGATAAAATGTagccctccgttcctaaatacaagtctttttaaagattctaatatgaactacatatggagcaaaatgggtaaatctatactttaaaatatgtgtatatacatatacatttgtatgtagcctatattgaaatatctagaaagatcTATATTTAGAGACGGATAGAGTACTAGTAACAACTAGCAAGCCTTATCCTCCTGGATTTGCATGTCTGTATGTGCCTTGATTTCGTTCCTTCTAGAGAGTGCTTAGCTGCTCCAAGGTAAGCACTTGCACAAGTTGATCGGGTCGGATAGCAACAAAATGTGGTCCCAAAAGCGAAtgctctttttctctttttcttctgcATTTGTTTTATTGATATTAAAGCATGATAGCAACTAAAACACACACAATAAAACCCTAGAAAGGACAAGATATGTGCGTTTTCAGATCTACTCCGTCAAAGATATAACTGTGACTGTGATCTTGttgtttctctctttttttttccttttcaaaaagGAGTTTAAGCTTCTCGGCCATTTTTTATGCGAAACTGATGGGAGCTTTATTCCAAACATGGAGGATTTCTGCTCATTCATACCGCAGTATCCCGGCCTCTGCACCATCTTGTTCTCCTTGGCTGTGCTTCAAAGAAGTTCCAATTTTTTTCGTgtgaaaatttgaacttcttttacGTAAAAAAAAAGAGTACGAATAGGTCACAACGTATAGAGACTTCATTCCTACTGCATTCATATGCACCAGGACCGAAAGGGATGCAATCGAATGCATCCACCAATGTGTACTATCATGATTCATCAGATCTATCAGAGATCAGGGTAGCTGGGTAGGTCAGCATAGACCCCCCTGGCTCCATCCTCCAAAGTCAAAATCCCCATCGCCCAAGGAACAAGGCCTCTTCACCTCACCGCAAATCTCTATCCCCAACACGCACTGGCACAGTGGCACCGCCCTCTCTGCCTTCCTAACATTACCATGTCCTCCTGACCGATATATAAACACCTCTCGCGTGCCGGTATGCAGTTGCAACATCTCTGACCGAGAGAGAGCCCGAGATAACTCTATTGGCCTGGCCCCGTGACCTACCTTGCCTATCTCTCACCGCCCCCTCCATCTCTCTCTCGCGTGGCGGGGTCGAAGCTGCGTGCCCAGATCGTGCCATGAAGGTGCAGTGCGACGTGTGCGAGGCCGAGGCGGCCTCCGTCTTCTGCTGCGCCGACGAGGCCGCGCTGTGCGACGCCTGCGACCGCCGCGTCCACCGCGCCAACAAGCTCGCCGGCAAGCACCGCCGCCTGTCCCTCCTCCACccatcgccggcctcctcctcgtcgccttcgcCGAAGCCGCCTCTCTGCGACATCTGCCAGGTGGGATATAGTACAAATCAAGAACGTTTTCAGATATGTGTGCCATTTGTGTTGCTACGGCGAGAGCTGATGTTATGTCGTTGTGGGCTGCAGGAGAAGAGGGGGCTCCTGTTCTGCAAGGAGGACAGGGCGATCCTGTGCCGGGAGTGCGACGTCCAGGTGCACACGGCCAGCGAGCTGACGAGGCGGCACGGCCGGTTCCTGCTCACCGGCGTGCGCGTCTCGTCGGCGCCGGCGGAGTCCCCCGCGCCGTCGGGTCAGGAGGAGGAGGGGAACAGCACCAGCCCCTGCATCGCCGACTCCTGCAGCGGCGACGCCAGTGGCACGGCGAGCGCCAGCGCGAGCGCGAGCGACGGCAGCAGCATCTCCGAGTACCTGACGAAGACGCTGCCCGGGTGGCACGTCGAGGACTTCCTCCTggacgacgccgccgtcgccgtctccTCGAACAAGCCGTATCAGGTCAGTTCAAGACTTCCAGCGCACTGCAAATACTGCTACTTTTACTAGGCAATCTAAGACAACCTGCGAGCACAATGAAACTTGATTTTGAGCCCCCAATCATCATTTGGATAGTTCATCTGCTCTAACCAGTAACCATGCCCCGCTCCCAATGCTTTTGAGCTCGCAATCATTTAGGTAGTTTGTTGTCATGCTCGCAACTAGCACCAAGAAAAATCCGAAGCAGGGTGTCAGGATAATGTCTCAGTGGAGACCACCAACATATGATGCTCTAACGCCAAAATGGCCATAGGAATATCTACTCGCTCCTACCACTTTTGGCATTGCAGACTTAACCCATCTACACTACAAACAAGAAATGCAGATTtcgtgtttctttttcttttgagcaATAGATAGATATTGTTTTGTTGCTTGGACTGATTTGGCAACTTGACACTCGTCTTAGCAGGGAGGAGGGCTGGCTAGGATCGGTGGGCCGCAAGAAGGTGAAGGTTACCCGGCGTGGGCTGGCCAAGAGCAGCTGATCGGTGGCGTCGTTGTCGCTGCGGGTGAGCGGGCCAGCCGCGAGCTGTGGGTACCGCAGATGCACGCGGGGGCGGCGTGGGCCGGCAGCAAGCGACCTCGGCCGTCGTCTCTCGGCTCCTCCTTCTACTGGTGAAAACGTGCGCTTTGCAGTACCAGTACTAGGACTAGTAGCGGATAAAATCAGAAAATGACCTGGACCATGAATTTTTGTTTGATCTGCAGTTGCTCGCTTCAGAAATTACTGTCATTTTTTACTGCGTCCTCAATGTGTCGCTTCTGAGTCTTTGGGAACACTGGATCACTGGACTGTTTGACCTTTGAAGTACTCTGCGCCTTTGGTTTTTCGGAACGAATCCTGCTCATTTCTTTTTTAGgggaaaaattgccattttattcaaTGTTTAACGCCTCAGGGACGATCTCCGAGCTAACACACTCCGGTGATACATGGAGCCAAGTTTACATAAAGATTTCAAGCAACCCTCCCTAATTAGGACGTGTGCGACATTATTTGCAGAGCGTCGCACCCAAGCAATCCTAAAGTCTGAAAATGATCCAAGTATATCTTCTCCACCAGTTGCCCATTGGCTGAGAAGTCCTTCTATTCATTCATGAGCTTTCTTGCCACCACTTGTGAGTCCGTCTCGAGAATGATCCTCTGAACATTTTTAGTTCATTCGCCAGCAACATGGTCCTCCGGCATGCCATCAGTTCCGCCACCTCTGCATCGTGGGTAGAAGGAAAAATGGCAACATCCTGCCAAGAACTCGCCATGGTTGTCCCTGAGGACAGCTCCTCCTCCCCCCGTGACGTTCACCTTTGATAAAGCGTTGTTCGTGTTTGCTTTGACCCACCCATCCTCGGGCTTCTTCCAGCTTTCGCGTTCTGTCGTCCCCCTTGACGAACAACCACCTCATGGGCAGCCTTCCACTCCCCAGCAAGAACTTGAACTCGATCGCAGATAATTCTAGGATCCTCAATCCGGTTTGATTCCCGCATTGCGAGCCATCCAAAGCTCATACCAACCCCTGAGTACAGTTTCTTTTTCATCTTGTCCAGCCTTGCCGAGCCACTCCAGAATCCACGCACGAAGTCCCTCCGTGGCCTGAATATAAGATGGTGCATGTGGTAGTGGTGCAGCTACGGCCTCACTCAATAATTTTCAAAATTCCTTTGCATGTGGGCATGTCCAGAATCTGTGCATAGTGTCCTCCTCCCGACCACAAGCGACACAAAATATCCCTGGTTTAATTCTCCTGCGGTGCAGCTCCACTCCAACAGCTAGCCCATTTCTAATCAGTCTCCACGCATGTATTTTCATCTTATTTGGTATGTCAGTCGCCCAAAGTTCCAACCAGCTTTTGTGGACTTCAATGGGGTTCGAACATGAGGCCAGTGCCTTGCTCGTATTCCTCATGGAGACGCCCAGGTGATAGGCTAAGCGAACGGTAAACATGTCGTCTTTCGTATAGTTTCATGCACGAAAATCATCTGTACTAGCACCTCCGATAACAATCTTTTGAACATCTAAGGCGTCATCAGGCGTGAACACTTGACGGAGCTTAGCCGCATCCCAGCCATTGCCTTGCGTGTTTAGCAGATCAGCAACTTCCATGACATTCTTTATGTATGTAGCGCCCAGTGGCACCATACTAGCAGCTCTAGGGATCCACTGATCTTGATAAACGTTTATCCTTGAACCATCCCCAATCCGCCACAGGAGCCCATGTTGTAGCAGATTTTTGCCATGCATCAAGCTCTGCCATGTGTACGAGCATCCTTTTGGATATGTAGCGGCCATAATATCCATCTTCAAGAAGTAACGCGCTTTGAGGACTCCCGCACATAGGGAATCCGGAACAGTGATGAGTCGCCACACCTGTTCGGCCAGTAGAGCTCGGTTAAAGATCTCAAAGTCTCGAAACCCCATTCCTCCTTCGTGCTTACAAGTACACATCTTATCCCACGCCACCCAATGTACCTTTTGTTCGCCGTCAGCTGCCCCCACCATAATTTAGAGGAGATTGATTTCAGGTTCCCGCACATCTTCTTTGAGAGTTGGAAGCAACTCATTGCGAATGTCGGTGTAGCTTGGAGCCCCGACTTCACAAGTACTTCTCTCAACAAACCTTGTCCTTTCCATCCCGTGACTTTTGACTTTGAAGACTCTCTCACGTGTTTGAAAATTCCATCCTTAGACCTCCCAACCATTGTAGGCAGTCCTAAATATTTCTCACTGAGAGCCTCGGCCTCAATGCCCATCACCCTCTTTAGATCACCCTTGCACTCCTCCGAGCATCCCTTGCCAAAGAAAATGGAGGATTTGAGCAAATTCACCTTCTGACCAATGCCTGTTCATAAACCTGTAAAATCTGTTTTAATCGTGTCAGGTTACTAGAAGAAGCCTCCAGGAAAACGATACTGTCATCTGCAAAAAGAAGATGAGTGATATTGGGGCCAGTGCGCCCAAAAGACACTCCTTGTAGTTCTTTTTCCTGTTGGGCAAGCTTGAGGAGTGCAGAGAAGCCTTCCACACAAAACAGAAATAAGTACGAAGATAAAGGGTCTCCTTGGCGTAACCCCCTTGAAGGGAGGAACCTCTCAGATCTAACCCCATTTAATTTCACGGTAAATCTTGCCGATGTAACGCATATCATGATCATGGCTGTCCATGAATCCTGCTTATTTCTGAGGGTGTCAACTGTACTGTAACACGCCCCTTTACAGTTGTGCGTCTTCGTGCTGTAAATCGAAGTGTATACGCCTAGACGATCAGCCGGACTTATCCGAACGCCGGACAGCCACACCCTTCAAATCTAAACTCTTAAATTCATGTGATCCATGCATGCAGATCATATAACACAAATTCAACATTTCACAATGCAACAAAGCAAAATAAATCACAGTTCAACATTTGGGAcatactgttggggaatgtagtattttgaaaattttccaacgatcacgcaagatctatctaggagaagcatagcaacgagcggggagagtgtgtccatgtaccctcgtagaccgaaagcggaaccatttattaacacggttgatgtagtcgaacgtcttcgcaatccaaccgatcc
This region of Triticum aestivum cultivar Chinese Spring chromosome 2D, IWGSC CS RefSeq v2.1, whole genome shotgun sequence genomic DNA includes:
- the LOC123054051 gene encoding B-box zinc finger protein 20 isoform X2; this encodes MKVQCDVCEAEAASVFCCADEAALCDACDRRVHRANKLAGKHRRLSLLHPSPASSSSPSPKPPLCDICQEKRGLLFCKEDRAILCRECDVQVHTASELTRRHGRFLLTGVRVSSAPAESPAPSGQEEEGNSTSPCIADSCSGDASGTASASASASDGSSISEYLTKTLPGWHVEDFLLDDAAVAVSSNKPYQQGGGLARIGGPQEGEGYPAWAGQEQLIGGVVVAAGERASRELWVPQMHAGAAWAGSKRPRPSSLGSSFYW
- the LOC123054051 gene encoding B-box zinc finger protein 20 isoform X3; translated protein: MKVQCDVCEAEAASVFCCADEAALCDACDRRVHRANKLAGKHRRLSLLHPSPASSSSPSPKPPLCDICQEKRGLLFCKEDRAILCRECDVQVHTASELTRRHGRFLLTGVRVSSAPAESPAPSGQEEEGNSTSPCIADSCSGDASGTASASASASDGSSISEYLTKTLPGWHVEDFLLDDAAVAVSSNKPYQGGGLARIGGPQEGEGYPAWAGQEQLIGGVVVAAGERASRELWVPQMHAGAAWAGSKRPRPSSLGSSFYW
- the LOC123054051 gene encoding B-box zinc finger protein 20 isoform X1 — translated: MKVQCDVCEAEAASVFCCADEAALCDACDRRVHRANKLAGKHRRLSLLHPSPASSSSPSPKPPLCDICQVGYSTNQERFQICVPFVLLRRELMLCRCGLQEKRGLLFCKEDRAILCRECDVQVHTASELTRRHGRFLLTGVRVSSAPAESPAPSGQEEEGNSTSPCIADSCSGDASGTASASASASDGSSISEYLTKTLPGWHVEDFLLDDAAVAVSSNKPYQGGGLARIGGPQEGEGYPAWAGQEQLIGGVVVAAGERASRELWVPQMHAGAAWAGSKRPRPSSLGSSFYW